CCACTCTACAATGGGATTCCACAAGGTTCCCCATTATCAGTGGTTCTATTTTTAATAGCCTTCAACAAACTCTGTCGTACCATCGAAGTCCATAGGGGCTTCCAGTTCTTCTCCTACGCAGACGACTTCACTAttgtaaagaaaataaacaaaaacgtaaatTCCTTGCAAATCAATCCCCTTTTCAAAGACATAATAAAATGGTGCGAGTATTCTGGAGCGAAACTCTCGATTCATAAATGCCAGCACCTACACATATGCAGAAAACACAGATGCAACTTCAAGATCAATTCTCAGGCTTACCCCCTTATCCAAACTAACTCCCTTAAAATCCTTGGATTAATAATCTCGAACAAATACAGGTGGAAAGACCACATAGAGTCATTGGCAATTCAGATCTCCAAAAGATTAGATATTATAAAATGGTTAGGGAACCAACGACTCAACTGCGACTTCAGATCTCTAGTAAGTACAATAAATGCCCTCTTAATGTCTAAAATCGACTACTGCCTACCGTTTTACGGGAATTGCCCAACCTCATACctaaaaaaactgaaaacgctCTACCACGCTGCCTTAAGGTTCGCTTTTGGTGCCTTCCGCACCACACCTATTAATAATCTTCTCTTTGAAGCTGAAATTATGCCAATAGAGTTAAGACTTAGTCTGACATCTGCAAGAATATGTAAGTCGTTCCATTTCGCAAACAACACTCCTCTTCAAAGCGtcctacaaaaaattaaaaaatctagACGAAAACCCAGAATTCCTTCTATCATACACAGAGTATCCAAATTTAGATAcgaaaatggtttatttattcctCCTTTAAAatcaggaaaacaaaaaactcccCCATGGTCTTTTTCAAAAGACAcaataaacttaactttacACTACACCTTAAAATCCTCCACCCCACCAGAAGTATTTCAAAGAAAGTTCCTCTCCCTCAAAGAACACTATAACACCTACACATTCATTTACACAGATGGATCGAAATCTACAAAAGGAGTCTCTTACAGCATTACGACTGACACACACGTTATCAAATCCACTCTCCTACCAGCACATAGCACTATATACACGGCAGAAGTGGCAGCCATTTATGCTGCCTGCCAATACGCGGAAAGCCAGAAGCAGAGATTTATTGTCTGCTCTGACTCGCTGTCATCACTACAATCAATAGGCAATATTAATAATCAAACTTTTTATACGTCCCAAATCAGGGACATCCTTAACCGATgccaaccaaaaataatattattgtggATCCCAGGCCACACAAATATTACTGGGAACGACACGGCAGATTTAGCTGCTAGGGAAGCTTATATCTTCCCACAAATAttcgaaatcaataaaaattataaagatacacaaatatatattaaaaacttatttaaaaaagaatccatattaatatgggaaaatacatCGGAACACTACAAATACATCAACCCCAACAAAacatcaattaaaaactataatattaCTCCACAAGACAACATCAACCGCAAAGATATggtgaaatttataagactaaggTTCGGACACACCAAATACACAAAAGAACACTTATTTAACAAGCAACCTGCACCCCAATGTGGGCTCTGCAACGCCAGTATCACGATACGCCACATTTTTCTAGAGTGTCCTCTTTTTGAGGCGGAAAGAAAGAAGTTCCTACCAGCTAACCCAATTGATTCCCTATCCCCAAGTACCATGAATATCATCTCTTCCCTGAAATTCCTAAAGGCTACAAACTTATATCACTTAATGTAAAACATAGACAATACTTTTATTCTAACCAATATCTACTCATATTACtattaaaactcaatttaatgTAAATCCAAGTATGTAAATATAGCTTAAGGCCTAGTAGCTATAGCTTAACAATCGGTTAGAGGTAATTTGTAATTGCCCCGGAACcagagtataaataaataaataaatataaacatgtaaaggctaaaataaatgtttaaatattaagatcgaaaaaaaaaggcaaacaaataaataaatttattaagaattaaattgaatttaaaaaaaaaaatgattatagatatatatcGATATAGACGTATAGGTGTGACCCTTTTAAGTCGTTTTTACATACGCACTTTCATATCTATTAGATTTACTGCCTACTGTTGGCTTACAATAAACGCAGAAGAACTGCAAGAAATAGCTCGCCTCGACGAAGACGTCGCATGGCATTTTGAAAACGTCACAAACCCAGACGTTTAGGTATATTTtccccaataaaaaaaaaataatgggtACACATATCCAGCACATAATAAGAAAACTAGAAAAGAAAGACCCGAACTTCGTGAGAAGTATATTATTCCTGATATCGCGAGAACCAATGCCTCTTTTCGATTTATTGTTCGTCCATTAcgtaacaatatttaaattaaaaaggtcaccTTTCCATGCTTGTTCAAGGAAGGACCTGGCAACAGTTTTTGCGATGATCGAAGGGGTCATAGTCGATGAAATAACATTCGACAGTAAACCAAATTGGTAAGTCTATAAGTATTAGAACTATTTACAAAAgtttgaatacaaaataaggcTATATGGACtggcaaaacataaaaaatcagCTAGAACATATAAAAATAGCCTTTGACAAATCATATAAGTGCTTAAGCCAAAATAgagaaatacaacaaaatactcTAAATAGGCACGCACAAATATTGGTAGAATGCTTTAATGAAGCACGCCAATTActgaatataaacaaagataGACTAACCGGAGTACATTTAACGCAAGCGTTAAAATTTCTAAACAAGTTTAGAGAAAACTTGCTAttagtaaagaaaaaacacaacttaAATTTGACTGTCCCTACAATATTCAACGCATcagttgaaattgaaataagtaacAATACAGAAGTATCGGAAGACTCCGAAAAAGACTCTAAAGAAGAGGACTCTGAACAGGAAATTAAAGAAGAAGATCTACACGATCTTACAATACCGGCAACAATTAAATTGCCAGAAATAGAAGAAGAAAGTTCAGAGCCTCCAAATATAGACGTCGAAGACAGAATGACTGACTCAGCCGCAACTTCAAGGGAATACGTGCGACAAATTTCGTCCACGATACCCGAGTTCGATGGCAAGAAAGTCAATTTAAACAGATTTTTGACGGCTCTCCGACTAACAGATCTCACGAAAGGAGATCAGGAGATGTTAGTCGTTGAAGTAATTAAGACGAAAATAATTGGCCCTTTGTCAtacaaagttgaaaatgaaaggacCATTATTGGAATAATAGGTGTATTAAAGGCATCAGTTAAAGGCGAATCGCCTGATGTCATTAaagcaaaattattaaatacacaACAACGTGGTAAAACTGCAGCACAGTATAccacagaaattgaaaatctacGTAGGTCGCTTGAGGCAGCCTACATAGATGACGGACTTGACTCAAACAACGCAGATAAGTTCGCAACGAAATAAGCGATCACTGCGATGATAAAGAATTGCGAGCATGATAAGCTCAAGACAATTCTCGAAGCAGGTAACTTCAGCACTATGAATAGTGTAATAGAGAAGTACATACACTGCTGCACCGAAATGACCGGCAACTCGAACAGTGTTTTCTTCTATAACAATAGAGGATATTTTCGAGGAAATAGTTATCGTGGAAATTACCAAAATAGGGGTAATGGCCGCGGTAACTATAATAACAACTATAGAGGCCGAGGTGGTTATCGCGGAGGTAATAGAGGCCGCGGCGGTaaccataacaacaacagaggTGGAGGTTACTCAAGAGGTAACCAAAACCATAACTATAATACAAATCAGACCCACAATGTTCGAAACATCGAATCGGAAAACGAACAGGCCCCCTTGAGCAACAGTCAACaataaaagtatacaaaattaatctCAGTTTAAGCATTTTCATACGTTTAAAGAATATGAGTACCAATTCATGGGTAACTCTATTAATAGATACAGGTGCGGAAATTTCCCTGCTTAAATGCAGAAACAATAATCTTAACGATTTAaacccaaaaaacacaaccaaTATATCAGGAATAGGGCAAGGAACAATTCAGTCTCTAGGTACACTACATTTAGAAATGTGTAGTGCATGGCATTTTGAAAACGTCACAAACCCAGACGTTTAGGTATATTTtccccaataaaaaaaaaataatgggtACACATATCCAGCACATAATAAGAAAACTAGAAAAGAAAGACCCGAACTTCGTGAGAAGTATATTATTCCTGATATCGCGAGAACCAATGCCTCTTTTCGATTTATTGTTCGTCCATTAcgtaacaatatttaaattaaaaaggtcaccTTTCCATGCTTGTTCAAGGAAGGACCTGGCAACAGTTTTTGCGATGATCGAAGGGGTCATAGTCGATGAAATAACATTCGACAGTAAACCAAATTGGTAAGTCTATAAGTATTAGAACTATTTACAAAAgtttgaatacaaaataaggcTATATGGACtggcaaaacataaaaaatcagCTAGAACATATAAAAATAGCCTTTGACAAATCATATAAGTGCTTAAGCCAAAATAgagaaatacaacaaaatactcTAAATAGGCACGCACAAATATTGGTAGAATGCTTTAATGAAGCACGCCAATTActgaatataaacaaagataGACTAACCGGAGTACATTTAACGCAAGCGTTAAAATTTCTAAACAAGTTTAGAGAAAACTTGCTAttagtaaagaaaaaacacaacttaAATTTGACTGTCCCTACAATATTCAACGCATcagttgaaattgaaataagtaacAATACAGAAGTATCGGAAGACTCCGAAAAAGACTCTAAAGAAGAGGACTCTGAACAGGAAATTAAAGAAGAAGATCTACACGATCTTACAATACCGGCAACAATTAAATTGCCAGAAATAGAAGAAGAAAGTTCAGAGCCTCCAAATATAGACGTCGAAGACAGAATGACTGACTCAGCCGCAACTTCAAGGGAATACGTGCGACAAATTTCGTCCACGATACCCGAGTTCGATGGCAAGAAAGTCAATTTAAACAGATTTTTGACGGCTCTCCGACTAACAGATCTCACGAAAGGAGATCAGGAGATGTTAGTCGTTGAAGTAATTAAGACGAAAATAATTGGCCCTTTGTCAtacaaagttgaaaatgaaaggacCATTATTGGAATAATAGGTGTATTAAAGGCATCAGTTAAAGGCGAATCGCCTGATGTCATTAaagcaaaattattaaatacacaACAACGTGGTAAAACTGCAGCACAGTATAccacagaaattgaaaatctacGTAGGTCGCTTGAGGCAGCCTACATAGATGACGGACTTGACTCAAACAACGCAGATAAGTTCGCAACGAAATAAGCGATCACTGCGATGATAAAGAATTGCGAGCATGATAAGCTCAAGACAATTCTCGAAGCAGGTAACTTCAGCACTATGAATAGTGTAATAGAGAAGTACATACACTGCTGCACCGAAATGACCGGCAACTCGAACAGTGTTTTCTTCTATAACAATAGAGGATATTTTCGAGGAAATAGTTATCGTGGAAATTACCAAAATAGGGGTAATGGCCGCGGTAACTATAATAACAACTATAGAGGCCGAGGTGGTTATCGCGGAGGTAATAGAGGCCGCGGCGGTaaccataacaacaacagaggTGGAGGTTACTCAAGAGGTAACCAAAACCATAACTATAATACAAATCAGACCCACAATGTTCGAAACATCGAATCGGAAAACGAACAGGCCCCCTTGAGCAACAGTCAACaataaaagtatacaaaattaatctCAGTTTAAGCATTTTCATACGTTTAAAGAATATGAGTACCAATTCATGGGTAACTCTATTAATAGATACAGGTGCGGAAATTTCCCTGCTTAAATGCAGAAACAATAATCTTAACGATTTAaacccaaaaaacacaaccaaTATATCAGGAATAGGGCAAGGAACAATTCAGTCTCTAGGTACACTACATTTAGAAATGTGTAGTGCATGGCATTTTGAAAACGTCACAAACCCAGACGTTTAGGTATATTTtccccaataaaaaaaaaataatgggtACACATATCCAGCACATAATAAGAAAACTAGAAAAGAAAGACCCGAACTTCGTGAGAAGTATATTATTCCTGATATCGCGAGAACCAATGCCTCTTTTCGATTTATTGTTCGTCCATTAcgtaacaatatttaaattaaaaaggtcaccTTTCCATGCTTGTTCAAGGAAGGACCTGGCAACAGTTTTTGCGATGATCGAAGGGGTCATAGTCGATGAAATAACATTCGACAGTAAACCAAATTGGTAAGTCTATAAGTATTAGAACTATTTACAAAAgtttgaatacaaaataaggcTATATGGACtggcaaaacataaaaaatcagCTAGAACATATAAAAATAGCCTTTGACAAATCATATAAGTGCTTAAGCCAAAATAgagaaatacaacaaaatactcTAAATAGGCACGCACAAATATTGGTAGAATGCTTTAATGAAGCACGCCAATTActgaatataaacaaagataGACTAACCGGAGTACATTTAACGCAAGCGTTAAAATTTCTAAACAAGTTTAGAGAAAACTTGCTAttagtaaagaaaaaacacaacttaAATTTGACTGTCCCTACAATATTCAACGCATcagttgaaattgaaataagtaacAATACAGAAGTATCGGAAGACTCCGAAAAAGACTCTAAAGAAGAGGACTCTGAACAGGAAATTAAAGAAGAAGATCTACACGATCTTACAATACCGGCAACAATTAAATTGCCAGAAATAGAAGAAGAAAGTTCAGAGCCTCCAAATATAGACGTCGAAGACAGAATGACTGACTCAGCCGCAACTTCAAGGGAATACGTGCGACAAATTTCGTCCACGATACCCGAGTTCGATGGCAAGAAAGTCAATTTAAACAGATTTTTGACGGCTCTCCGACTAACAGATCTCACGAAAGGAGATCAGGAGATGTTAGTCGTTGAAGTAATTAAGACGAAAATAATTGGCCCTTTGTCAtacaaagttgaaaatgaaaggacCATTATTGGAATAATAGGTGTATTAAAGGCATCAGTTAAAGGCGAATCGCCTGATGTCATTAaagcaaaattattaaatacacaACAACGTGGTAAAACTGCAGCACAGTATAccacagaaattgaaaatctacGTAGGTCGCTTGAGGCAGCCTACATAGATGACGGACTTGACTCAAACAACGCAGATAAGTTCGCAACGAAATAAGCGATCACTGCGATGATAAAGAATTGCGAGCATGATAAGCTCAAGACAATTCTCGAAGCAGGTAACTTCAGCACTATGAATAGTGTAATAGAGAAGTACATACACTGCTGCACCGAAATGACCGGCAACTCGAACAGTGTTTTCTTCTATAACAATAGAGGATATTTTCGAGGAAATAGTTATCGTGGAAATTACCAAAATAGGGGTAATGGCCGCGGTAACTATAATAACAACTATAGAGGCCGAGGTGGTTATCGCGGAGGTAATAGAGGCCGCGGCGGTaaccataacaacaacagaggTGGAGGTTACTCAAGAGGTAACCAAAACCATAACTATAATACAAATCAGACCCACAATGTTCGAAACATCGAATCGGAAAACGAACAGGCCCCCTTGAGCAACAGTCAACaataaaagtatacaaaattaatctCAGTTTAAGCATTTTCATACGTTTAAAGAATATGAGTACCAATTCATGGGTAACTCTATTAATAGATACAGGTGCGGAAATTTCCCTGCTTAAATGCAGAAACAATAATCTTAACGATTTAaacccaaaaaacacaaccaaTATATCAGGAATAGGGCAAGGAACAATTCAGTCTCTAGGTACACTACATTTAGAAATGTGTAGTGCTAATGCAGCAATACCATATGAATTCCATATCGTACCTGACAATTTTCCTATACCAGGGGATGGTATAATTGGCTTGGATTTCATtaagaaatacaattgtattttggAATTCCACGACCAAGAAGATTGGTTTACTTTGAGGCCCAAAAATTTCAGGAACATAAATATTCCTATTATACATTCATTAGataacgaaataattttgccaGCTAGATCAGAAGTGATTCGAAAGATTCAACTAACATCTACTGACACACATGTCCTCATCCCCAACCAGGAATTGCAACCTGGCATTATAATAGCAAGTGCACTCGTAAACACTCAGAACGTCTTGATtcgaattataaatacaactgAAAAAGACGCTATAGTAAGCAgcgcaaatataaaaagcgaatcattagatgattatgatgtttacaatgcaaatatagaaaatagtgCACAAAGAACTATAACATCATTCTCAACTTCAACAGGAGCATACCGCTACACGCGATTaccatttggtttaaaaatagccCCAAATTCTTTCCAAAGAATGATGACTCTTGCATTTTCAGGCTTAACGCCTTCGCAAGCATTTCTGTATATGGATGATTTAGTAGTAATAGGTTGTTCTGAAAAGCATATGCTTAAGAATTTAACcgatgttttcaaattatgtaGACAACATAATCTAAAactacatccagaaaaatgcaCTTTCTTTATAAAAGAGGTTACATATTTAGGTCATAAATGTACTGATAAAGGTATATTACCAGATGACTCTAAATATgaagtaattaaaaactacCCACAACCAGTAAATGCAGACGAAGCTAGACGATTCGtcgcattttgcaattattacaGAAGATTTATTAAGAACTTCTCTGAGAAATCACGCCACTTAACGAGGCTTTGTAAAAAGAATATTCCATTTGAATGGACAAGCGAATGCAATGATGCATTCGAATATCTCAAAAGGGAATTAATGAAACCAACACTTCTTCAGTACCCAGATTtcagcaaacaattttgcataacCACAGATGCTAGTAAACAAGCATGTGGAGCGGTATTATCTCAAGACCATAACGGTCAACAGCTACCAGTGGCATACGCTTCAAGAAGCTTTACAAAAGGCGAAAGTAATAAGTCCACTACAGAGCAGGAGCTAGCAGCTATTCACTGggcaataaatcatttcagaCCATACGTATATGGTAGGCATTTCTTAGTACAAAGTGACCATAGGCCACTATCATATCTTTTTTCAATGAGAAACCCCAGTTCCAAATTAACAAGAATGAGACTAGACTTGGAGGAGTTTGAATTTACAGTAGAATACCTCAAGGGGAAAGATAATCAGAAATAACCATCGGAGAACTTAAAGCAATGAATAGAAACATACTAAAGGTCACAACAAGATCTACAACAAGACAGAAAAATACCTGCGCAGGTGAAAAATTGCATGAAccaaataagaaagaaaatataaaaatgcccAATATCTATCAGGTAATCAATAACAttgatgccaaaaaatatgttatactCAAAATAGACAAACATAAGTGCTTgttgaaaagaggaaaaaacatTATAACACGTTTTGATATGACTAATTTTTATTCTAATGAAAAATTCGATTTAGATCAATTCTTTCAAAGGCTTAATGAAGAAGCAAGAATAAATAGCATCATTCAAACACAATTGTCACCAAGTGAACAAATCTTCGAGTTTGTCACtataaagaattttaaagaaaagggCAATAAAAtactgaaaaatataaaaatagcgCTATTAAACAAGGTGACTAAGATAGATAAAAATGACAAGgttcaaataaaagcaatactGTCTAAATATCATGATGATCCGTCAGAAGGAGGCCATTCAGGAATTTCTAGAACcctgaagaaaataaaaaattactaTTATTGGCCACAAATGACAAAGgcaataagtaaatatgttaaaacatgtttaaaatgCCAACAAGCCAAGACAACAAAACACACTAAAACACCTCTGACAATAACAGAAACGCCAGCAACAGCATTTGATATAGTTTTGATAGATACCATTGGTCCACTGCCAAGATCAGAAAACGGAAATGAGTATGCTGTTACTATCATTtgcgatttaacaaaatatttggtaacGGTACCTATtccaaataaaagtgcaagaTCAGTTGCTAAggctatattcgaaaattttattctaaagtacggtccaatgaaaaCAATCATaacggacatgggaacagaatataaaaaccaaattatagACGACCTGTGCAAATATATGAAGATAAAAAACATTACTTCAACAGCACACCATCACCAGACATTAGGAacaatagaacgaagtcacAGAACATTCAACGAGTATGTTCGCTCATATATATCTGTTGACAAAACCGATTGGGATATAtggatacaatattttacttattgtttCAACACAACATGAATATTGTCCATATGAATTAGTATTTGGAAGATTACCAAGACAATTCACAGATTTTAACAGAATAGACAGAATAGATCCTATTTACAACATGGATGACTATTCAAAAGAAGTTAAGCTAagattagaaatagcataTAGAAGAGCTAAGAATATGTTAGACAAGGCAAAAGCcgatagaaaaataaaatatgatagagATATTAGTAACTtcgaattaaaaataggagataAGATATTACTTAAAAACGAAACAGGCCATAAGCttgataataattatttaggaCCATATTTAGTTTCAGAAATAGGAGATAATGATAACATTACAAttataggaaataaaaataaaaaacagataGTCCATAAAGATaggttaaaaatgtttaattcttaatacattttgtttggttggccaaccacaaataaaacactaataaaaacattaaaatacaaaaattttactttttacaatctaaataaatatattctttaatatttctttactcattcattttaaatactaatatacatacaaaaaaaaaaataatatatttaaaaaaaatatatatatctatatcattattatacatataaaaaaaaacaaaaaaaaaaaccaaaaaaaagaacttatatattttattatatacataaatatttgaaaataacttcattttattacgttattttttaaaaggagggagatgtagtatataggaatataataataataataattacaatattaataataataatacgagggtcgtttgataagtccgtgactttttgaataaaatatatttttttcgtcaaagaagcgttttatttctcaacataatctccttttagctctatacatttagtccagcgtttttccaatttttttattccttccaaataataggttttctcaaggccctcaaaatagtcgtttgtttctgtgatgccCTCTTCATTTgccccgaatctcttaccgccgagccatttcttcatgtttggaaacaaaaaatagtcacagggggctaaatctggagaatatgctggatggggtagcagttcgtagcccaatttatgaaattttgccatgctgactacacacgtgtgcacccgtgcattgtcctgatggaacagcactttttttttcgccaaatgCGGTCGTTTCTGCTTCAAATCAATATCGAATCTGTCCAAAAGCTCTGAATAATATTCGCCGGTGATCGTTTTACCCTTTTCAAGGTAATCGATGTGAATGATACCTTGTGCATCCCAAAAAACTGTGGCCATGACCTTGTTGGCCAACAGACCCACCTTGGCCTTCTTTGGTGCACGTTCACCCGGAGAAACCCACTGTCTTGATTGTTCTTTGGTctctggtgtggtgtggtggatCCATGTTTCGTCTACGGTAACGAAACGGCGCAAAAATTCGTTTGGATTGCGGTTGAACATCGCCAAACACTCCTTTGAAATGGTCACACGGTTGCGCTTATGGTCGTGTGTGAGCAATCGCGGCACCCATCGCGCGGAAAGCTTTTTCATGTCCAAATATTCATGTAAAATGTGATGTACCCGTTCAGTTGAGGTGCCTACAGCCTCAGCTACCTCACGCACTTTCATTCTCCGATCATCCAATATCATTCCATGGATTTTGTCGACGATTTCTGGCATGACGACCTCTTTTGGGCGACCTGAACGTTCGGCATCACTTGTACTGGTACGACCACAACGGAACTCAGTAAACCATTTCTTAACCATTGAAATTGATGGTGCAGAGTCcccataatatttatcaagtcTTTCCTTGGTTTCGGTGATGGATTTTTTacgcaaaaaataatgcttaattagcacacgaaattcacttttttccattttcgttaaaattcacgagatcgtctgctttcaatgcctataaaacgcaaaccaaaaaacgcagctttctcaaaattttacagtcagctgttaatcgataactgctgaaaggagcagtgttgtatttagagcaggtgcgcggcaaatacaaaaagtcacggacttatcaaacgaccctcgtaatATGAATCCTAATAATAAGACAAACAATAAGTAAACTTAAGACCACCCTAGATCCTTAAGTCCATCCTAATCCTAAATATGCAAGTTCAGCAATGTACGCCTTTAGGGGACGCACTTGACACCCATTGGTTGTCGAGTATGaacttcatatatacatatttctagATTTTGCTAGTGTCAGCACTTTTGCTG
This genomic stretch from Drosophila teissieri strain GT53w chromosome 2L, Prin_Dtei_1.1, whole genome shotgun sequence harbors:
- the LOC122626580 gene encoding histone-lysine N-methyltransferase SETMAR-like; the encoded protein is MEKSEFRVLIKHYFLRKKSITETKERLDKYYGDSAPSISMVKKWFTEFRCGRTSTSDAERSGRPKEVVMPEIVDKIHGMILDDRRMKVREVAEAVGTSTERVHHILHEYLDMKKLSARWVPRLLTHDHKRNRVTISKECLAMFNRNPNEFLRRFVTVDETWIHHTTPETKEQSRQWVSPGERAPKKAKVGLLANKVMATVFWDAQGIIHIDYLEKGKTITGEYYSELLDRFDIDLKQKRPHLAKKKVLFHQDNARVHTCVVSMAKFHKLGYELLPHPAYSPD